In Populus alba chromosome 1, ASM523922v2, whole genome shotgun sequence, a single window of DNA contains:
- the LOC118063435 gene encoding triacylglycerol lipase 2, with amino-acid sequence MALQAFCVLVTMIMSIAHRAYGSGRGSMGLVSGFIDPPIVGICSTSVIIHGYKCQEIDVKTQDGFILNMQRIPEGRAGGGDTKRQPVLIQHGVLVDGMTWLLNPPEQNLPLILADKGFDVWIANARGTRYSCRHTSLQPYEPGFWNWSWDELVVYDLPAVFDYVYSQTGQKAHYVGHSLGTLIALASFSEGLLVDKLKSAVLLSPIAYLGHMNSALDIAAAKAFVEITTLFGMAEFNPKGEPVANFLRALCSYPGVDCYDLLTSISGKNCCLNASTVDLFLKNEPQSTSTKNMVHLAQTVRDGVLAKYNYGNPDFNMMHYGEAKPPIYNLSNIPHDLPIFISYGGQDALSDVRDVELLLDSLKFHDVDKLTIQYIKDYAHADFIMGVNAKDIVYNQVVSFFNHQH; translated from the exons ATGGCTCTCCAAGCCTTTTGTGTCCTAGTAACCATGATCATGTCTATAGCCCATCGAGCATATGGTTCCGGCCGTGGTTCTATGGGCCTAGTCAGTGGTTTCATAGATCCACCAATAGTTGGTATATGCTCTACTTCGGTGATAATTCATGGGTACAAATGCCAGGAGATTGAT GTCAAAACTCAAGATGGATTTATACTTAACATGCAGAGAATACCAGAAGGCCGTGCTGGTGGCGGTGACACCAAGAGACAGCCAGTCTTGATACAGCATGGTGTCCTCGTA GATGGAATGACATGGCTTCTGAACCCACCGGAACAAAATTTGCCGTTGATTTTAGCTGATAAAGGATTTGATGTATGGATTGCTAATGCTAGAGGCACCAGATATAGCTGTCGACATACCTCCCTTCAACCATATGAACCg GGTTTCTGGAATTGGTCATGGGATGAATTGGTGGTCTATGATCTTCCAGCTGTTTTTGACTATGTGTACAGCCAAACTGGGCAGAAGGCACATTACGTGGGTCATTCCCTG GGAACCTTGATAGCTTTAGCATCCTTCTCAGAAGGTTTACTAGTTGACAAACTGAAATCAGCAGTGTTGTTGAGCCCTATTGCTTACTTGGGCCATATGAACTCTGCACTCGATATTGCTGCTGCTAAAGCCTTCGTTGAG ATCACTACCCTATTCGGTATGGCTGAGTTCAATCCTAAAGG GGAGCCGGTGGCTAACTTTCTTAGAGCTCTTTGTAGTTATCCAGGAGTTGATTGCTATGATCTATTGACCTCAATTAGTG GCAAGAACTGTTGCCTCAATGCTTCCACGGTTGATCTCTTCTTGAAGAACGAGCCTCAATCCACATCGACCAAGAACATGGTGCACCTGGCTCAAA CTGTTCGTGATGGCGTTCTAGCAAAATACAACTATGGAAATCCTGATTTCAATATGATGCACTATGGAGAAGCCAAACCACCGATATATAACCTCTCCAACATCCCCCATGACCTGCCTATCTTCATCAGCTACGGAGGGCAAGATGCACTATCCGATGTTCGCGACGTTGAGCTCTTACTTGACAGCCTTAAGTTCCATGATGTCGACAAGCTCACAATTCAATACATCAAGGATTACGCTCATGCCGATTTCATCATGGGAGTAAATGCCAAGGACATTGTGTATAATCAAGTTGTTTCATTTTTCAACCATCAAcactaa
- the LOC118063427 gene encoding uridine/cytidine kinase UKL1, chloroplastic has translation MPEETISIDYVMEKASGPHFSGLRLDGLLSSPPSSTASPSHCSASASSSALSDSNAPKQPFVIGVSGGTASGKTTVCDMIIQELHDHRVVLVNQDSFYRGLTPEESKRVHEYNFDHPDAFDTEQLLDCIQKLRGGQSYQVPIYDFKNHHRSSESFRQVNASDVIILEGILVFHDQRVRNLMNMKIFVDTDADVRLARRIRRDTVERGRDINSVLEQYAKFVKPAFDDFVLPSKKYADVIIPRGGDNHVAIDLIVQHIHTKLGQHDLCKIYPNVHVIQSTFQIRGMHTLIRDAEISKHDFVFYSDRLIRLVVEHGLGHLPFTEKQVVTPTGSVYTGVDFCKKLCGVSIVRSGESMENALRACCKGIKIGKILIHRDGDKGKQLIYEKLPKDISERHVLLLDPVLATGNSANQAIELLIQKGVPECHIIFLNLISAPEGIHCVCKRFPSLKIVTSEIDVALNEEFRVIPGMGEFGDRYFGTDD, from the exons ATGCCGGAAGAGACCATTTCCATAGACTACGTAATGGAGAAGGCCTCAGGTCCTCACTTCTCCGGCCTCCGTCTCGACGgtcttctctcttctcctccTTCCTCCACTGCTTCTCCCTCTCACTGCTCCGCCTCCGCCAGCTCTTCAGCCTTGTCCGACTCCAACGCTCCCAAACAACCTTTTGTCATTG gAGTTTCTGGTGGTACGGCATCGGGCAAGACTACAGTATGTGATATGATCATTCAAGAGCTTCATGATCATCGTGTTGTTCTTGTTAATCAG GATTCATTTTATCGTGGTTTGACGCCTGAAGAATCGAAGCGAGTGCATGAGTATAATTTTGATCATCCTG ATGCTTTTGATACCGAGCAACTTTTAGACTGTATTCAAAAGCTgagaggtggacaatcttatCAAGTTCCTATCTATGATTTTAAGAATCATCACCGAAGTTCGGAGAGCTTCAGGCAG GTAAATGCTTCTGATGTGATTATCCTAGAGGGGATTCTGGTTTTCCATGACCAGCGCGTCCGCAACCTGATGAACATGAAAATTTTTGTTGATACAG ATGCTGATGTCAGGCTTGCTCGTAGAATAAGGCGTGACACGGTTGAGAGGGGGAGGGACATAAACTCTGTTCTTGAACAG TATGCTAAATTTGTGAAGCCtgcttttgatgattttgtgtTGCCATCAAAGAAGTATGCTGATGTGATCATCCCACGGGGGGGCGACAATCATGTTGCCATTGATTTAATTGTGCAACATATCCACACAAAGCTAGGTCAACATGATCTGTGCAAAATATATCCAAATGTGCATGTTATTCAGTCAACGTTTCAG ATAAGAGGTATGCATACACTGATTCGAGACGCAGAGATATCGAAGcatgattttgtattttattcagACCGACTTATCCGTCTG GTTGTGGAACATGGTTTGGGCCATCTGCCATTCACCGAGAAGCAAGTAGTGACGCCAACAG GATCTGTTTACACTGGGGTTGACTTTTGCAAGAAATTATGTGGAGTCTCTATTGTCCGAAG TGGAGAAAGCATGGAAAATGCACTGCGAGCATGTTGCAAAGGAATAAAAATCGGAAAAATTCTCATCCACCGTGATGGAGACAAAGGAAAACAG CTTATATATGAGAAGCTCCCCAAGGATATTTCAGAACGGCATGTCCTGCTTCTAGATCCTGTTCTTGCTACAG GTAACTCTGCAAACCAAGCGATAGAACTTCTCATACAGAAAGGAGTTCCAGAATGCCACATTATATTCCTAAACCTAATCTCT GCTCCTGAGGGTATCCATTGTGTTTGCAAAAGGTTCCCATCCTTGAAAATCGTCACTTCGGAGATTGATGTTGCGTTGAATGAGGAGTTTCGTGTCATACCAGGCATGGGTGAGTTTGGCGACCGGTACTTCGGCACTGATGATTAA
- the LOC118063414 gene encoding uncharacterized protein isoform X1: MYYSRDPGSGQLHHQPVQPIKTNRYFQQHFPIRYPFPPSIIPSLHSPSISQMPLCLLPNRLLPLPSCPLITCHASPAALRSSPSSPPPTLPNLLNNTTPVPSLSCALQCPHFQSCSGCTHELNLHRPIIVDEADQFFKSLGVSDFDFDSGRLWGWRSRAKLAVRGSSMKPLIGLYEEGTHNVVDIPHCKAHHPNINAAVELLRQGVTKLNIEPYDEDEGTGELRYVQMAVTTYNTSLPAPERYKNSKVQVSLVWNSRNENSHNFEKLNALANFLWRNGGPKSDVRFIHSVWANFQTSTNNIIFGNRWRHLLGESGFWEHVGGIDVSLSPSSFGQANTRAFDNLLRKLQKYVPYGASVTDLYAGAGAIGLSLAATRKCRSVKCVEVNKESKLSFEKTVERLPNYVDSSISWHHADTSVEPLSWLMGSEVVVVDPPRKGLDASLLDVLQTISSLERKAKSAPESSYSKVKDEKRPWVLRAMKDSVQIGSKPALEDSESLPQTLIYISCGWESFKEDCKSLLSSKKWRLEKAHGFNFFPGTQSIEVLAVFKRGQGAGPKKKKKKSGKKKKRL; the protein is encoded by the exons atgtattaCTCAAGAGACCCGGGTTCGGGTCAGCTCCATCACCAACCCGTTCAACCCATTAAAACAAACAGATATTTTCAGCAACATTTTCCAATACGTTATCCATTCCCGCCATCCATAATACCTTCACTTCACTCACCGTCGATTTCACAAATGCCTCTGTGCCTCCTCCCTAATCGCCTGTTACCTTTACCTTCCTGTCCTCTCATCACCTGCCACGCGTCCCCAGCCGCGCTCCGTTCCTCTCCCTCCTCGCCACCACCAACACTCCCTAACCTCCTCAACAACACAACCCCCGTCCCCTCCCTATCCTGCGCCCTTCAGTGTCCTCACTTCCAATC CTGCTCTGGTTGCACGCATGAACTCAATCTCCACCGCCCGATTATCGTCGACGAGGCTGATCAATTTTTTAAGAGTCTAGGAGTTTCAGATTTCGATTTTGATAGCGGTAGACTG TGGGGATGGAGGAGTCGGGCAAAACTGGCCGTTCGTGGTTCCTCGATGAAGCCGCTGATTGGGCTTTATGAAGAAGGCACTCATAACGTAGTAGACATCCCCCATTGTAAag CTCATCATCCGAATATTAATGCGGCCGTTGAACTGCTGAGACAAG GTGTTACTAAGCTGAATATCGAGCCATACGATGAAGATGAGGGGACAGGCGAATTGCGATATGTTCAG ATGGCCGTGACGACTTACAATACGTCTCTTCCTGCCCCAGAGAGATATAAAAATA GTAAGGTGCAGGTCTCCTTAGTTTGGAATTCGAGAAATGAAAATtctcataattttgaaaaattgaatgcCTTGGCTAAT TTTTTATGGAGGAATGGTGGACCAAAGAGTGACGTCAGGTTTATTCACTCTGTATGGGCTAACTTTCAGACATCAACAAACAAT ATTATTTTTGGCAATAGATGGAGGCATCTTTTAGGAGAAAGTGGCTTTTGGGAACACGTAGGAGGAATTGACGTGTCCTTGTCTCCGTCCAGTTTTGGACAAGCAAACACTCGG GCTTTTGATAACCTGCTGCGGAAGTTACAAAAATATGTTCCGTATGGAGCATCTGTCACTGATTTGTATGCAGGAGCTGGTGCAATTGGATTATCATTGGCAGCCACTAGGAAATGCAG ATCTGTTAAATGTGTTGAGGTTAACAAAGAGTCAAAGCTGTCTTTTGAGAAGACTGTTGAACGCCTTCCAAACTATGTAGATAGCAGCATTAGTTGGCATCATGCAGACACTTCAGTT GAACCTCTTTCTTGGCTCATGGGGTCAGAAGTAGTCGTTGTAGATCCTCCTAGAAAGGGACTCGATGCATCTCTTCTTGATGTATTACAGACAATATCATCATTGGAGCGCAAAGCTAAATCAGCACCTGAGAG CTCTTATTCCAAAGTCAAAGATGAGAAAAGACCATGGGTGTTACGTGCAATGAAAGATTCAGTTCAAATTGGAAGCAAGCCAGCTCTTGAGGACTCAGAATCACTGCCTCAAACACTTATCTATATAAGCTGTGGATGGGAAAGCTTCAAAGAG GATTGCAAGTCTTTGTTATCTAGTAAGAAATGGCGTCTGGAAAAGGCTCATGGTTTTAACTTCTTTCCTGGCACTCAAAG CATCGAAGTTTTAGCTGTGTTCAAGAGGGGCCAAGGAGCAGGtcccaagaaaaagaaaaagaaatccgggaagaagaaaaaacgctTATGA
- the LOC118063441 gene encoding mavicyanin, which yields MENRVCLLLVLVALITKEAMAAQHAVGGSQGWEESTDFSSWASGQKFKVGDQLVFKYTSGLHSVVELGGESAYKSCDLGTALNSMNTGNDVVKLNKPGTRYFACGTLGHCGQGMKVKITVESGTAPSTPESSSSSSSSSSSPAASSASAMHSYFAAFVLLTALVATSLLYMF from the exons ATGGAGAACAGAGTTTGTCTGCTGTTGGTTCTTGTTGCTTTGATCACCAAAGAAGCAATGGCAGCTCAACATGCTGTTGGGGGGAGCCAAGGTTGGGAAGAATCTACAGACTTCAGCTCATGGGCTTCAGGTCAAAAATTCAAGGTTGGAGATCAACTAG TTTTCAAGTACACATCAGGGCTACACAGCGTGGTTGAGCTTGGCGGCGAGAGCGCCTACAAAAGTTGTGACCTTGGTACTGCGTTAAACTCAATGAATACTGGCAATGATGTTGTGAAACTGAACAAACCTGGAACACGTTACTTCGCCTGTGGTACTTTAGGCCACTGTGGCCAAGGCATGAAAGTGAAGATTACGGTAGAATCCGGGACCGCTCCGTCTACCCCAGAATCATCGTCTTCGTCTTCATCTTCGTCTTCATCTCCCGCAGCTTCCTCTGCATCCGCCATGCACAGTTATTTTGCTGCATTTGTTCTTCTCACAGCGTTGGTGGCTACCAGTTTGCTGTATATGTTTTGA
- the LOC118063414 gene encoding uncharacterized protein isoform X2 — translation MYYSRDPGSGQLHHQPVQPIKTNRYFQQHFPIRYPFPPSIIPSLHSPSISQMPLCLLPNRLLPLPSCPLITCHASPAALRSSPSSPPPTLPNLLNNTTPVPSLSCALQCPHFQSCSGCTHELNLHRPIIVDEADQFFKSLGVSDFDFDSGRLWGWRSRAKLAVRGSSMKPLIGLYEEGTHNVVDIPHCKAHHPNINAAVELLRQGVTKLNIEPYDEDEGTGELRYVQMAVTTYNTSLPAPERYKNSKVQVSLVWNSRNENSHNFEKLNALANFLWRNGGPKSDVRFIHSVWANFQTSTNNIIFGNRWRHLLGESGFWEHVGGIDVSLSPSSFGQANTRAFDNLLRKLQKYVPYGASVTDLYAGAGAIGLSLAATRKCRSVKCVEVNKESKLSFEKTVERLPNYVDSSISWHHADTSVEPLSWLMGSEVVVVDPPRKGLDASLLDVLQTISSLERKAKSAPESSYSKVKDEKRPWVLRAMKDSVQIGSKPALEDSESLPQTLIYISCGWESFKEDCKSLLSSKKWRLEKAHGFNFFPGTQSTIHLTVFDATGTAFPDLVFFPP, via the exons atgtattaCTCAAGAGACCCGGGTTCGGGTCAGCTCCATCACCAACCCGTTCAACCCATTAAAACAAACAGATATTTTCAGCAACATTTTCCAATACGTTATCCATTCCCGCCATCCATAATACCTTCACTTCACTCACCGTCGATTTCACAAATGCCTCTGTGCCTCCTCCCTAATCGCCTGTTACCTTTACCTTCCTGTCCTCTCATCACCTGCCACGCGTCCCCAGCCGCGCTCCGTTCCTCTCCCTCCTCGCCACCACCAACACTCCCTAACCTCCTCAACAACACAACCCCCGTCCCCTCCCTATCCTGCGCCCTTCAGTGTCCTCACTTCCAATC CTGCTCTGGTTGCACGCATGAACTCAATCTCCACCGCCCGATTATCGTCGACGAGGCTGATCAATTTTTTAAGAGTCTAGGAGTTTCAGATTTCGATTTTGATAGCGGTAGACTG TGGGGATGGAGGAGTCGGGCAAAACTGGCCGTTCGTGGTTCCTCGATGAAGCCGCTGATTGGGCTTTATGAAGAAGGCACTCATAACGTAGTAGACATCCCCCATTGTAAag CTCATCATCCGAATATTAATGCGGCCGTTGAACTGCTGAGACAAG GTGTTACTAAGCTGAATATCGAGCCATACGATGAAGATGAGGGGACAGGCGAATTGCGATATGTTCAG ATGGCCGTGACGACTTACAATACGTCTCTTCCTGCCCCAGAGAGATATAAAAATA GTAAGGTGCAGGTCTCCTTAGTTTGGAATTCGAGAAATGAAAATtctcataattttgaaaaattgaatgcCTTGGCTAAT TTTTTATGGAGGAATGGTGGACCAAAGAGTGACGTCAGGTTTATTCACTCTGTATGGGCTAACTTTCAGACATCAACAAACAAT ATTATTTTTGGCAATAGATGGAGGCATCTTTTAGGAGAAAGTGGCTTTTGGGAACACGTAGGAGGAATTGACGTGTCCTTGTCTCCGTCCAGTTTTGGACAAGCAAACACTCGG GCTTTTGATAACCTGCTGCGGAAGTTACAAAAATATGTTCCGTATGGAGCATCTGTCACTGATTTGTATGCAGGAGCTGGTGCAATTGGATTATCATTGGCAGCCACTAGGAAATGCAG ATCTGTTAAATGTGTTGAGGTTAACAAAGAGTCAAAGCTGTCTTTTGAGAAGACTGTTGAACGCCTTCCAAACTATGTAGATAGCAGCATTAGTTGGCATCATGCAGACACTTCAGTT GAACCTCTTTCTTGGCTCATGGGGTCAGAAGTAGTCGTTGTAGATCCTCCTAGAAAGGGACTCGATGCATCTCTTCTTGATGTATTACAGACAATATCATCATTGGAGCGCAAAGCTAAATCAGCACCTGAGAG CTCTTATTCCAAAGTCAAAGATGAGAAAAGACCATGGGTGTTACGTGCAATGAAAGATTCAGTTCAAATTGGAAGCAAGCCAGCTCTTGAGGACTCAGAATCACTGCCTCAAACACTTATCTATATAAGCTGTGGATGGGAAAGCTTCAAAGAG GATTGCAAGTCTTTGTTATCTAGTAAGAAATGGCGTCTGGAAAAGGCTCATGGTTTTAACTTCTTTCCTGGCACTCAAAG TACGATTCACCTTACTGTTTTTGATGCAACTGGCACTGCATTTCCTGACTTGGTCTTCTTCCCACCATAG